In the Alkaliphilus oremlandii OhILAs genome, one interval contains:
- a CDS encoding 4Fe-4S dicluster domain-containing protein: MAKYGMVINLEKCAGCAACSIACKNENNVPDGIFWSHYITETVGEFPNVTYNYISTLCNHCDDAPCVNACPLNPKAMYKSDNGITMHNHEACIGCRACEKACPYSVISFNETEPFGEWRSGDAAELTKKVGGDIIPYSNPDREITYAGIRSAKKVEKCTFCDHRVANGEKPYCVDSCPANARTFGDLDDPNSEISKLLSNNKATVLLPNANTKPNVYYINKFDVKE; encoded by the coding sequence TTGGCAAAATATGGAATGGTAATTAACCTGGAGAAATGTGCTGGATGTGCAGCTTGTTCAATTGCCTGCAAAAATGAAAACAATGTTCCGGATGGAATATTCTGGTCCCATTATATTACTGAAACTGTTGGAGAGTTTCCAAATGTAACATATAACTATATCTCAACATTATGTAATCACTGTGATGATGCACCTTGTGTTAATGCTTGTCCATTAAACCCTAAGGCGATGTATAAGTCAGATAACGGAATAACAATGCATAATCATGAAGCTTGTATCGGTTGTCGTGCTTGTGAAAAAGCATGTCCATATTCAGTTATTTCCTTTAACGAAACAGAGCCATTTGGTGAGTGGAGAAGTGGAGATGCTGCTGAATTAACTAAAAAAGTAGGGGGGGATATTATTCCTTACTCAAATCCAGACAGAGAAATAACTTATGCAGGAATTAGATCTGCTAAGAAAGTTGAAAAATGTACTTTCTGCGATCACAGAGTTGCAAATGGTGAAAAACCTTACTGTGTTGATTCTTGTCCTGCTAATGCAAGAACATTTGGTGATTTAGATGACCCTAATAGCGAAATTAGCAAGTTATTATCAAACAATAAGGCTACTGTATTACTACCAAATGCTAATACAAAACCGAATGTATACTATATCAATAAATTCGATGTTAAAGAGTAA
- a CDS encoding twin-arginine translocase TatA/TatE family subunit encodes MKRMVDVIMFGKLGTSELVLILGIALIIFGPGKLPELGKSLGKAISEFKSFSKEVKEDISLDDKKANNTLND; translated from the coding sequence ATGAAAAGAATGGTGGATGTTATAATGTTTGGGAAATTAGGTACGAGTGAATTAGTTTTAATTTTAGGAATAGCTCTTATAATTTTTGGACCAGGTAAATTACCAGAGTTAGGGAAATCTTTAGGTAAGGCAATATCAGAATTTAAGTCATTTTCAAAAGAAGTAAAAGAAGATATTTCTTTAGATGATAAAAAAGCTAATAATACCTTAAATGATTAA
- a CDS encoding ArsR/SmtB family transcription factor: protein MDMLLKKEEIASLRLTSKLLKGFADYSRLCIFEVLKDGERTVSEIVEITGMSQSSISNHLKCLRECDLVNDRQEGKYIYYSISNNKVNDIINLAREIIKETSEEKYRCLNY from the coding sequence ATGGATATGTTATTGAAAAAAGAGGAAATTGCTAGCCTCCGACTAACGAGCAAGTTACTTAAGGGATTTGCTGACTATTCTCGTTTATGTATTTTTGAAGTATTAAAAGATGGTGAGCGAACTGTGTCAGAGATTGTAGAAATTACAGGGATGAGTCAATCATCTATCTCTAATCATCTGAAGTGTTTAAGAGAATGCGACCTAGTTAACGATAGACAGGAAGGTAAGTATATTTATTATAGCATTAGTAATAATAAAGTTAATGATATTATTAATCTAGCTAGGGAAATTATTAAAGAAACCTCAGAAGAAAAATACAGATGCCTTAATTATTAA
- a CDS encoding molybdopterin molybdotransferase MoeA: MRSNVSLEEALEILLQQNFQTEAIQVPLLESLDSILAEDIISDMNMPPFDKSPLDGFAVRAEDIKGASNENPIILEVIDYIPAGYVSRKTIKKGQAIRIMTGAKIPDGADVIIRFEDTESTDTHVKIFVTLPSESNISKMGEDMEIGDVVLKKGTTINAPEIGILATLGKSFVQVYRKPRVAILSTGDELVEIQNPLTDGKIRNSNSYTIAALIKKIGAKPLLLGVCIDEIDIIKEKLDAALGWADVVITTGGVSVGDCDLVKEAFQQAGAEMLFWRVRMKPGTPIAVAKYKNKLIFGLSGNPAAAYITFEQFVRPVILRMMGRQRFNLMKVEAILESDFKKISGQNRFVRAHTYYKDGSYYTLFPKKHSSGVLSSLSGTNSLFYIPGNTGPYLEGQKIEVQLLDHPEVL; this comes from the coding sequence ATGCGTTCAAATGTATCACTAGAAGAAGCATTAGAAATACTGCTTCAACAAAATTTTCAAACTGAGGCGATTCAAGTACCACTATTAGAAAGCTTAGATAGTATTTTAGCAGAAGATATTATTTCAGATATGAACATGCCGCCTTTCGATAAGTCACCCCTAGATGGATTTGCAGTTCGGGCAGAAGACATTAAGGGTGCATCAAATGAAAATCCTATAATATTAGAAGTGATTGACTATATACCTGCTGGTTATGTATCTAGGAAAACTATAAAAAAAGGGCAGGCAATCCGTATAATGACAGGAGCTAAAATTCCAGATGGGGCAGATGTTATTATACGATTTGAAGACACAGAATCTACAGATACACATGTTAAAATATTTGTAACTCTTCCTTCAGAATCTAATATTAGTAAAATGGGCGAGGATATGGAAATTGGAGATGTAGTACTTAAAAAAGGTACTACAATAAATGCTCCCGAAATTGGAATATTAGCTACTTTAGGAAAAAGTTTTGTACAAGTTTATAGAAAACCAAGAGTTGCAATTCTTTCAACTGGGGATGAATTAGTAGAAATTCAAAACCCTTTAACTGATGGAAAAATAAGAAATAGTAACTCATATACGATAGCTGCTCTTATAAAAAAAATAGGAGCAAAGCCTCTATTATTAGGAGTATGTATTGACGAAATAGATATTATTAAAGAAAAACTAGATGCTGCATTAGGTTGGGCAGATGTTGTGATTACTACTGGTGGTGTTTCAGTTGGCGATTGTGATTTAGTAAAAGAAGCTTTTCAGCAGGCAGGTGCTGAAATGTTATTCTGGCGAGTTCGAATGAAGCCAGGAACCCCTATTGCAGTTGCAAAGTATAAAAACAAACTAATATTTGGTTTATCTGGAAATCCTGCTGCAGCTTATATTACATTTGAGCAGTTTGTAAGACCAGTAATTTTAAGAATGATGGGAAGACAAAGGTTTAACTTAATGAAGGTTGAAGCAATATTAGAATCAGATTTTAAAAAGATTAGTGGGCAAAATAGGTTTGTTAGAGCCCATACCTACTATAAAGATGGTTCATATTATACTCTATTTCCTAAAAAGCATAGCTCTGGTGTATTATCAAGTTTGTCGGGTACAAATAGTCTTTTCTATATACCAGGAAACACAGGTCCTTATTTAGAGGGGCAGAAGATAGAAGTTCAATTATTAGATCATCCGGAGGTGCTATAA
- a CDS encoding molybdenum cofactor guanylyltransferase gives MDVKKVTGLVLAGGNSTRMGQNKSLLKIDSKSLIEIVVEKLKNLFDEIIVVTNNPENYPMLKDIRFEKDCIETPVKNSLVGIYTGLLKSSNDHVFVVACDMPFLNMDLVQHMLSELGNEDILVPFLEGHYEPLHAIYNKTCLANIKHMIDIGNYKIINLYNDVKTIYVNEKEIRSIDPQLKSFMNINTKDIFDSLDK, from the coding sequence ATGGATGTTAAAAAAGTAACGGGTTTAGTACTGGCAGGTGGTAACAGTACTAGAATGGGACAAAACAAATCCCTTCTTAAGATAGACTCTAAATCACTAATAGAAATAGTAGTTGAAAAGCTTAAAAATTTATTTGACGAGATTATTGTAGTGACAAATAATCCTGAAAACTACCCTATGTTGAAAGATATACGATTTGAGAAGGATTGTATTGAGACACCAGTTAAAAATTCTCTAGTAGGAATATATACTGGCTTGTTGAAATCATCCAATGATCATGTTTTTGTTGTTGCCTGCGATATGCCATTTTTGAATATGGATTTGGTACAACATATGTTGAGTGAATTAGGCAATGAAGATATACTTGTTCCTTTTCTGGAAGGACATTATGAACCACTCCATGCAATATATAATAAAACATGTTTAGCTAACATAAAACATATGATCGATATAGGAAATTATAAGATTATTAACTTGTACAATGATGTCAAAACAATTTATGTAAATGAAAAGGAAATAAGAAGTATAGATCCTCAGTTAAAAAGCTTTATGAATATAAATACAAAAGATATTTTTGATAGTTTAGATAAATAA
- the mobB gene encoding molybdopterin-guanine dinucleotide biosynthesis protein B has translation MIPAISIVGKNSNTGKTTVLCNIIQELKKRGYRVATIKHDVHGFDIDHPGKDTWKHGQAGSDIVMISSPQKFAMIEKVEKEYTLDEIISKIDNVDIIITEGYKRENKPKLEVFRTEAAECLLCEDHELFGLVTDVKFDKDVPQFGFTEVEKLVDHIVELFLSK, from the coding sequence ATGATACCAGCAATATCTATAGTAGGAAAAAATTCAAATACAGGTAAAACAACAGTATTATGCAATATAATTCAGGAACTAAAGAAAAGAGGATATAGAGTAGCCACTATTAAACATGATGTACATGGGTTTGATATAGATCATCCTGGTAAAGATACATGGAAACATGGACAAGCAGGCTCAGATATTGTTATGATATCTTCACCACAAAAATTTGCCATGATTGAAAAGGTAGAAAAAGAATACACACTTGACGAGATTATTAGTAAAATTGATAATGTAGATATTATAATCACAGAAGGTTATAAAAGAGAAAACAAGCCTAAACTAGAAGTTTTTAGAACAGAGGCAGCAGAATGTTTGCTGTGTGAAGATCATGAATTATTCGGCCTAGTTACTGATGTAAAGTTTGATAAAGACGTGCCACAATTTGGTTTTACAGAAGTTGAAAAGTTAGTAGACCATATTGTTGAATTATTTTTAAGTAAGTAA
- a CDS encoding TorD/DmsD family molecular chaperone, which translates to MENFLVRERVRAVTYQLLAKCYKLQPTLKEDKIIDNLYEVLSLVSDEAANYAKAMKVEIDNNNNIDEMKFDFLSLFVGPKTLLAPPYGSVYMEERGQIMGVSTQDAMRIYHQAGLKKSEDFKEPPDHIRVELEFMSTLIQQTIEACEKSEWAEAEKKIELQVEFLSKHLAGWIKPFANNIISNAKTEFYKNLAKATESFIRQEYTEDSIAMKEEFKELTEII; encoded by the coding sequence TTGGAAAATTTTTTAGTAAGAGAAAGAGTAAGGGCCGTAACTTATCAATTACTGGCTAAATGCTATAAATTGCAGCCAACATTAAAAGAAGATAAGATTATAGATAATCTATATGAAGTACTATCCTTAGTGAGTGACGAGGCAGCTAATTATGCAAAGGCAATGAAAGTTGAAATTGATAATAACAACAATATAGACGAAATGAAATTTGATTTTCTAAGTTTGTTTGTAGGACCCAAAACCTTGCTGGCACCACCGTATGGTTCTGTTTATATGGAGGAACGCGGACAAATAATGGGGGTTTCAACTCAAGATGCAATGAGAATATATCATCAAGCAGGGCTGAAAAAATCTGAGGATTTTAAAGAGCCACCAGACCATATTAGAGTCGAGCTAGAATTTATGAGTACTTTAATTCAACAAACTATAGAAGCTTGTGAAAAATCTGAATGGGCAGAAGCAGAGAAAAAGATAGAATTGCAGGTGGAGTTTTTATCGAAGCACTTAGCAGGTTGGATTAAACCTTTTGCAAATAATATCATTAGTAATGCCAAAACAGAATTTTACAAAAATCTTGCTAAAGCAACAGAATCTTTTATTAGACAAGAATATACTGAAGACAGCATAGCTATGAAGGAAGAATTTAAAGAGTTAACAGAAATAATTTAG
- a CDS encoding metallophosphoesterase family protein: MKIAVISDIHSNIVALNAVLDSIKSNSCEEIICLGDLVGYGPHPNEVIEKISQLGISTIMGNYDEAVGFYLPYCGCHLDSKVKLLQSQNSLRWTEENTKEENKIILRQLPEQLECNFNGKVISAYHGSPSSITEYIYDNQQDRLQEVIEELNTDILLLGHTHLPFIKWIGNKLIINPGSVGKPKDGDNRASYVLLELNEKVNIEIIRVSYDIDKVIEDMSKTSLLKEFGEMLRLGKIL, translated from the coding sequence TTGAAAATCGCTGTTATATCAGATATTCATAGTAATATAGTGGCATTAAATGCTGTTTTAGACAGCATAAAATCAAATAGTTGTGAAGAAATTATATGTTTAGGAGATTTAGTGGGATACGGTCCACATCCTAATGAAGTAATCGAGAAAATTAGTCAATTGGGAATATCTACTATTATGGGGAACTATGATGAAGCAGTGGGTTTTTATTTGCCGTATTGTGGTTGTCATCTGGATTCTAAAGTAAAACTATTACAAAGTCAGAATTCATTAAGATGGACTGAGGAAAATACAAAGGAAGAAAATAAGATAATATTAAGACAATTACCGGAACAATTGGAATGTAATTTCAATGGTAAGGTGATTTCAGCTTATCATGGAAGCCCTAGCTCAATTACTGAGTATATCTATGATAATCAGCAAGACAGATTACAGGAAGTAATTGAGGAACTGAATACTGATATATTGCTGTTGGGACATACCCATTTACCATTTATTAAATGGATTGGAAATAAATTAATTATTAATCCAGGAAGTGTAGGGAAGCCTAAAGATGGTGATAATAGAGCAAGCTATGTATTACTTGAATTAAATGAAAAAGTAAATATTGAAATCATACGAGTAAGTTATGATATAGATAAAGTAATAGAAGACATGAGCAAAACGAGTTTGTTAAAAGAGTTTGGAGAAATGTTAAGATTGGGTAAAATTTTGTAA
- a CDS encoding molybdopterin-dependent oxidoreductase, translating into MKLSRRSFIQVSAVASVTAFLLSGCKKDPEVLETTKPGEVQPLVEGEWKPSGCLGCTSWCAKQVYIVDGRAIKIKANDESKIHGGNDCPRAHLAVQQVYDADRIKQPMKRTNPKKGRDEDPMFVPISWDEAMDTLADKIMELRTNNETHKFMLLRGRYTNITDLFYSSMPKIIGSPNNISHSSICAEAEKFGPYYTQGYWNYRDYDVQNTKYMICWGVDPLCSNRQVSHYLNVFGELLKKGVKIVTIDPKYSSTAAKSHVWMPVIPGQDGALATAMAHVILAEGLWSREFVGDFTDGNNAFISGKNVKEETFEEIHTHGVVKWWNLELKDRTPEWAEAICGVDAATIRNVAIEFAKAAPYSMVFMGGGSNMQVRGAYNSMAVHALNGLVGCIDHEGGVLTGRSAKLNSLPGPDDFMDEMAKTNSKNKKMDQRGTKQFPALKEGKPGSGVITNRVADAILAEDPYLPKVVIGYFCNFNYSCPGTDRWDKAMSKIEFFAHCVTHYSEMSHFADLLLPSTHHMFEQMASAAQKANSYTHLWITQRLIEPVYDVKNPESEVLWMLAEKLEQRGFSNLLDFCKTVKDPETGSEPTNGLEFELYAYKTLTQSIWDPTKYTELENHGDKFNSWNEFIQKGVWNSDPYKFKGLWSKMKTETTKFEFYSETLKKALQEHADKHNTDVDDILATCKYTGKGEQAFIPHYEPPYMEGKVEQYPFAYIDSKSRLAREGRSANCSWFQEFKDADPGDIKWSDCIKMNPKDAIELGLKDGDKVKVTSPTGEIVTTLKLWEGLRPGTVQKNYGQGHWAMGHVAAEDFEKKLSRGGNSNVIIPADYERLSGATAYYGSFRVKIERA; encoded by the coding sequence GTGAAATTATCTAGAAGAAGCTTTATACAAGTTTCAGCAGTGGCAAGTGTTACAGCTTTTCTGTTATCAGGCTGTAAAAAAGACCCTGAAGTATTAGAAACAACAAAACCAGGTGAAGTTCAACCATTAGTAGAGGGTGAATGGAAACCGAGTGGATGTTTAGGATGTACTTCATGGTGTGCAAAACAAGTTTATATTGTAGATGGTAGAGCAATCAAAATCAAAGCTAATGATGAGTCTAAAATTCATGGTGGAAATGATTGTCCAAGGGCACATTTAGCAGTTCAACAGGTTTACGACGCTGATCGTATTAAACAACCAATGAAAAGAACGAATCCAAAGAAGGGTAGAGATGAAGATCCAATGTTTGTACCGATTTCTTGGGATGAGGCCATGGATACATTAGCAGATAAAATTATGGAACTTAGAACAAATAATGAAACTCATAAGTTTATGTTGCTTCGTGGGCGTTATACGAATATAACTGATTTATTCTATAGTAGTATGCCAAAAATTATTGGTTCACCAAATAATATTTCACACAGTTCAATCTGTGCAGAAGCTGAAAAATTTGGCCCTTACTATACACAAGGGTATTGGAATTATAGAGATTATGATGTTCAAAATACGAAGTACATGATTTGTTGGGGAGTAGATCCATTATGCTCTAATAGACAAGTATCTCACTACCTAAATGTATTTGGAGAATTATTAAAGAAGGGTGTCAAAATAGTAACTATTGATCCTAAATATTCAAGTACTGCTGCAAAGTCACATGTATGGATGCCAGTAATTCCTGGCCAAGATGGTGCACTTGCAACTGCAATGGCCCATGTAATTCTTGCGGAAGGACTATGGTCTAGAGAATTTGTTGGTGACTTTACTGATGGCAATAACGCATTTATTTCAGGGAAAAATGTGAAGGAAGAAACGTTTGAAGAAATTCATACTCATGGCGTAGTTAAGTGGTGGAATTTAGAGTTAAAAGATAGAACACCTGAATGGGCAGAAGCGATATGTGGTGTTGATGCTGCTACTATCAGAAATGTAGCAATTGAATTTGCAAAGGCAGCCCCATATTCTATGGTATTTATGGGTGGAGGCTCTAACATGCAGGTAAGGGGTGCTTATAACTCCATGGCTGTGCATGCGCTTAATGGTTTAGTTGGATGTATTGATCATGAAGGTGGAGTTTTAACTGGCAGAAGTGCAAAATTAAATAGCTTACCAGGGCCAGACGATTTTATGGATGAAATGGCTAAGACTAACAGTAAAAATAAAAAGATGGACCAAAGGGGAACTAAGCAGTTCCCAGCACTAAAAGAAGGTAAACCCGGTAGTGGTGTTATTACAAATCGTGTAGCTGACGCAATTTTAGCAGAAGATCCATATCTTCCAAAAGTAGTGATTGGTTATTTCTGTAACTTTAACTACTCTTGTCCTGGTACTGATCGTTGGGACAAGGCAATGTCTAAAATTGAGTTTTTTGCTCACTGCGTAACTCATTACTCTGAAATGAGCCACTTTGCAGACCTATTATTACCATCTACACACCATATGTTTGAGCAGATGGCAAGTGCGGCACAAAAGGCAAATTCCTATACACACCTTTGGATTACGCAAAGATTAATTGAACCAGTATATGATGTTAAAAATCCTGAGTCTGAAGTATTATGGATGCTTGCTGAAAAATTAGAGCAAAGAGGTTTTAGTAATTTATTAGACTTCTGTAAAACAGTTAAAGATCCAGAAACAGGATCAGAACCAACGAACGGATTAGAATTTGAACTATATGCATATAAAACTCTTACTCAATCTATTTGGGATCCAACAAAGTATACAGAGCTTGAGAACCATGGAGATAAATTTAATAGTTGGAATGAGTTTATTCAAAAAGGAGTATGGAATTCTGATCCATACAAGTTCAAAGGTCTATGGAGTAAAATGAAAACTGAAACTACGAAGTTTGAGTTCTATAGTGAAACTTTAAAGAAGGCTCTTCAAGAGCATGCTGATAAGCATAATACTGATGTTGACGACATTTTAGCAACTTGTAAATATACTGGAAAAGGTGAACAAGCATTTATACCACATTACGAACCACCTTATATGGAAGGAAAGGTTGAGCAATATCCTTTTGCGTACATCGATTCTAAATCACGTCTAGCAAGAGAAGGACGTTCAGCAAACTGTTCTTGGTTCCAAGAATTTAAAGACGCTGACCCCGGAGATATTAAATGGAGTGACTGTATTAAGATGAATCCAAAGGATGCTATAGAGCTTGGATTAAAAGATGGAGATAAAGTAAAAGTTACTTCACCTACTGGAGAGATCGTTACAACATTAAAGCTTTGGGAAGGTTTACGTCCTGGAACTGTTCAAAAGAACTACGGACAAGGTCACTGGGCAATGGGCCATGTAGCAGCAGAAGACTTTGAAAAGAAATTAAGCCGTGGTGGAAACAGTAACGTTATTATTCCAGCAGACTACGAGCGTCTAAGTGGTGCTACTGCGTACTATGGTAGTTTCAGAGTTAAGATAGAAAGAGCATAA
- a CDS encoding molybdopterin-binding protein, giving the protein MKVVKTEEAIGMVLGHDITEIVPGAFKGVAFKKGHVIKEEDVERFLRIGKEHIYVFELQENEVHEDDAAITLAKMICGDGVYFTEPSEGKVNIIAKEKGLLKIDRDSLDETNDLGDICLATIHGNRTIEKDALIGGCRVIPLTVDRSKIEAVEDILKEKTPLFQVRPFKNLKTAIIVSGSEVFKGRIEDKFGPVVERKVKAFGADVFYKTIVPDELEIIRDKVIECKEMGAELIIVTGGMSVDPDDKTPGAIKSTGADLIAYGTPVLPGAMLLVAYLDDIPVFGLPGCVMFSHTTAFDILLPRVFAGEKIVRRDITRLGYGGQCIKCEVCKFPDCYFGKN; this is encoded by the coding sequence ATGAAAGTAGTCAAAACTGAAGAAGCAATTGGAATGGTATTAGGACACGATATTACTGAAATTGTTCCAGGTGCATTTAAAGGAGTAGCCTTTAAAAAGGGACATGTAATAAAAGAAGAAGATGTTGAAAGATTTTTACGAATTGGAAAAGAGCATATTTATGTTTTTGAATTACAGGAAAATGAAGTTCACGAAGACGATGCAGCGATAACTCTTGCTAAAATGATATGCGGAGATGGCGTATACTTTACAGAGCCTTCTGAAGGAAAAGTTAATATTATAGCAAAAGAAAAGGGACTTTTAAAAATAGATAGAGATTCCTTAGATGAAACTAACGATTTAGGTGATATATGCTTAGCAACTATTCATGGAAATAGAACAATAGAAAAAGATGCCTTAATAGGGGGATGCAGAGTAATTCCATTAACAGTTGACAGAAGTAAAATAGAAGCAGTGGAAGATATTCTTAAAGAAAAAACACCTTTATTCCAAGTAAGACCTTTCAAAAACCTTAAAACTGCAATCATAGTATCTGGAAGTGAAGTTTTTAAAGGTAGAATAGAAGACAAATTCGGTCCAGTAGTTGAGAGAAAGGTAAAAGCTTTTGGGGCAGATGTATTTTATAAGACTATAGTTCCAGATGAATTAGAGATCATAAGAGATAAAGTTATAGAGTGCAAAGAAATGGGAGCGGAGCTTATTATCGTTACTGGTGGTATGTCGGTTGATCCTGACGATAAAACTCCAGGTGCTATAAAATCTACAGGCGCAGATCTGATAGCATACGGTACACCAGTATTACCGGGTGCTATGTTATTGGTTGCTTATTTAGACGATATTCCAGTATTTGGTCTTCCTGGTTGCGTTATGTTTTCGCATACAACAGCTTTTGATATTCTACTGCCTCGTGTTTTTGCAGGTGAAAAAATCGTAAGACGAGATATAACAAGATTAGGCTATGGTGGACAATGCATTAAATGTGAAGTTTGTAAATTCCCAGATTGCTATTTTGGGAAAAATTAG
- a CDS encoding MOSC domain-containing protein: MPSVVAINISTKKGVAKQSISEANFVENFGIEGDAHGGNWHRQVSLLGQESIDKIKAMGMDDLDSGSFAENITTEGIELYSLPIGTKLAIGETLHEVTQIGKECHQRCAIFHTVGDCVMPREGIFTKVLKAGKVVPGDKIEIL, from the coding sequence ATGCCTAGTGTTGTTGCAATCAATATAAGTACTAAAAAAGGAGTTGCAAAACAGTCTATTAGCGAAGCAAATTTTGTAGAAAACTTCGGAATCGAAGGAGATGCTCATGGTGGAAACTGGCATCGCCAAGTAAGTTTATTAGGTCAAGAAAGTATTGATAAGATTAAAGCCATGGGTATGGACGATCTTGATAGTGGAAGTTTTGCAGAAAATATTACAACTGAAGGTATTGAATTGTATAGCTTGCCTATTGGAACCAAACTAGCTATTGGTGAAACTTTACATGAAGTAACTCAAATAGGGAAAGAGTGTCATCAGAGATGTGCTATTTTTCATACAGTAGGAGACTGTGTTATGCCACGTGAAGGTATATTTACTAAAGTTTTAAAAGCTGGAAAAGTAGTACCAGGCGATAAAATAGAAATTTTATAA
- a CDS encoding ATP-binding protein, translated as MLLKYFIQKMAVENVPKIEKKSCLHYRNANDPCNNCIESCPTAAIVKRDQAFVIEDELCIGCGICKVKCPSQSISMVHFGENTIPKAIKSCETVVFGCNYGKSEGNVMVPCLNGLHPELLALLLLHFKDKKLKFNLSKCSTCAIDSKALTFEVSLKKALAFLENIKSYEEPEVILDECEVPNISPRSITRRDLFHIIKDDSINHATDIFNSMWSNSKDNTLNHRQILLDLVNGLAKEETFEINRESTLFSNYVVNSSCNGCNYCEAICPYKAWKIEETEEIYTLSFNTGRCRSCGQCIKTCPQKAIEKTNILSDDFKGYTPKVEKPKIKCKKCNAKFVLTEKDNELCTACMKREELRKSLFKKN; from the coding sequence ATGTTATTGAAGTATTTCATTCAAAAGATGGCAGTAGAAAATGTGCCTAAAATAGAAAAAAAAAGCTGCCTCCATTATAGAAATGCTAATGATCCATGTAATAATTGTATAGAATCATGTCCAACTGCAGCAATTGTAAAAAGAGATCAAGCTTTTGTTATTGAAGATGAACTTTGTATTGGTTGTGGTATATGCAAGGTGAAGTGCCCAAGTCAGTCAATTTCAATGGTACATTTTGGGGAAAATACCATACCTAAAGCAATTAAAAGTTGTGAAACAGTAGTATTTGGTTGTAATTATGGAAAATCAGAAGGCAATGTGATGGTTCCCTGTTTAAACGGATTACACCCTGAACTATTAGCACTATTATTGCTTCACTTTAAAGATAAAAAACTAAAATTCAATCTAAGTAAATGTAGTACATGCGCTATAGATAGTAAGGCTTTAACTTTCGAGGTTTCGCTTAAAAAAGCATTAGCTTTTTTAGAAAATATAAAATCATATGAAGAACCTGAAGTCATTTTAGATGAATGTGAAGTACCAAATATATCGCCAAGGTCCATTACGAGGCGAGATCTGTTTCATATTATTAAAGACGATTCTATAAATCATGCAACAGACATATTTAATAGTATGTGGAGTAATAGCAAAGATAACACACTAAATCATAGGCAAATACTTTTAGATTTAGTTAATGGATTAGCCAAAGAAGAAACCTTTGAAATTAATAGGGAAAGCACTTTGTTTTCAAATTATGTAGTAAATTCAAGTTGCAATGGCTGTAACTATTGCGAGGCTATTTGTCCTTATAAAGCTTGGAAGATAGAAGAAACTGAAGAAATATATACTCTTAGTTTTAATACTGGGAGATGTAGAAGTTGTGGACAATGTATAAAAACATGTCCACAAAAGGCAATTGAAAAGACAAATATATTATCAGATGATTTTAAAGGATATACTCCAAAGGTTGAAAAGCCAAAGATTAAATGCAAGAAGTGTAATGCTAAATTTGTTTTAACTGAAAAAGACAATGAATTATGTACAGCTTGTATGAAGCGGGAAGAATTAAGAAAATCCCTTTTCAAGAAGAATTGA
- a CDS encoding ArsR/SmtB family transcription factor, which produces MTELNKDYKQYALLLKALGDETRVKIFNMLSKGELCACDMLEEFHITQPTLSYHMKILSESGLVDSRREGVWTKYSINVDLLNLLKKLFDDIGESITK; this is translated from the coding sequence GTGACTGAATTGAATAAGGATTATAAACAATATGCTTTACTTTTAAAAGCTCTAGGTGATGAAACAAGAGTAAAGATATTTAATATGCTTTCAAAGGGAGAACTTTGCGCTTGCGATATGCTAGAAGAATTTCATATAACACAGCCCACGCTTTCTTACCATATGAAGATATTAAGTGAAAGTGGTTTGGTTGATAGTAGGCGCGAAGGCGTATGGACAAAATATTCAATTAATGTAGATTTATTAAATCTATTAAAAAAGTTATTTGATGATATAGGTGAAAGTATAACAAAATGA